In one window of Burkholderia cenocepacia DNA:
- the lptF gene encoding LPS export ABC transporter permease LptF, whose amino-acid sequence MIFERSLQRELAYTAGAVFMVLLTIMLTTMMIRIVGYAASGEIDPRDVLVLIGLTVIGYLAVMLVVTLFVSILFVLTRWYRDSEMVVWLASGVSLTRLIKPIGVFATPIILLITFFAFVGWPWSNQQSKMIRARFQQRDEISLLAPGQFRESAANHRVFFIEKMSPDQSKVQNVFVTSTENGKVNVVVSQTGHTETSKDGDRFVVLEDGRRYDGTPGQPNFKIMEFERYGVKITSKPVTNVQTTNSTPTPDLLRNPTRDNLAEFAWRAGLPLIAINLMVLGIPLSYQNPRRSRTINLVMAVLIYLTYSNLLNVVQAQIEQGKMSFGVGLVGLHVVVAAIVAFIFWLRVRNRPLLTRALFGRSGA is encoded by the coding sequence GCATCGTCGGCTACGCCGCGTCCGGCGAAATCGATCCGCGGGACGTGCTCGTGCTGATCGGCCTGACCGTGATCGGCTACCTCGCCGTGATGCTCGTCGTCACGCTGTTCGTGTCGATCCTGTTCGTGCTGACCCGGTGGTACCGGGACTCCGAAATGGTGGTGTGGCTCGCGTCGGGCGTGAGCCTCACGCGCCTCATCAAGCCGATCGGCGTGTTCGCCACGCCGATCATCCTGCTGATCACCTTCTTCGCGTTCGTCGGCTGGCCGTGGTCGAACCAGCAGAGCAAGATGATCCGCGCGCGCTTCCAGCAGCGCGACGAAATCTCGCTGCTCGCGCCGGGCCAGTTCCGCGAATCGGCCGCGAACCATCGCGTGTTCTTCATCGAGAAGATGTCGCCGGACCAGAGCAAGGTCCAGAACGTCTTCGTCACGTCGACGGAAAACGGCAAGGTCAACGTGGTCGTGTCGCAAACAGGCCATACGGAAACCTCGAAGGACGGCGATCGCTTCGTCGTCCTCGAGGACGGCCGCCGCTACGACGGCACGCCCGGCCAGCCGAACTTCAAGATCATGGAGTTCGAGCGCTACGGCGTGAAGATCACGAGCAAGCCGGTCACCAACGTGCAGACCACCAACAGCACGCCCACGCCCGACCTGCTGCGCAACCCGACGCGCGACAATCTCGCGGAATTCGCGTGGCGCGCGGGACTGCCGCTGATCGCGATCAACCTGATGGTGCTCGGCATCCCGCTGTCGTACCAGAACCCGCGCCGCAGCCGCACGATCAACCTCGTGATGGCCGTGCTGATCTACCTCACGTACTCGAACCTGCTGAACGTCGTGCAGGCGCAGATCGAGCAGGGCAAGATGTCGTTCGGCGTCGGCCTCGTCGGCCTGCATGTGGTCGTCGCGGCGATCGTCGCGTTCATTTTCTGGTTGCGCGTGCGCAATCGTCCGTTGTTGACACGCGCGCTGTTCGGCCGCTCGGGAGCATGA
- the lptG gene encoding LPS export ABC transporter permease LptG codes for MRLYEKYFARQIYITFVFILFAFSGLFFFFDLISELNSVGHGNYKFGYAVLRVALQTPSRFYEIIPVAALISAIYVFAQMAANSEFTIFRVSGLATNQALRSLLKIGVPLVIVTYLIGEFVGPYADQLSERVRLQALGASVSSNFQSGVWVKDTLAARENGEQVTRFVNVGSLSPDSTISNVRIYEFDSKFQLQNVRIAQTGRYEPPGHWLLKGVTETELTPIKPITGQPADALNPVYRSQQVSLPEYRLRSDLTPQILSVLLVSPERMSIINLFRYIQHLRENQQDTQRYDIALWRKLLYPFAVFVMLVLSLPFAYLHTRAGVVGVKVFGGIMLGMSFQLLNTLFSHIGTLNTWPAPLTAATPGLIYLALGLFALKWVDRH; via the coding sequence ATGCGGCTCTATGAAAAATACTTCGCGCGGCAGATCTACATCACGTTCGTCTTCATCCTGTTCGCGTTCTCGGGTCTGTTCTTCTTCTTCGACCTGATCAGCGAGCTGAACTCGGTCGGGCACGGCAACTACAAGTTCGGTTACGCGGTGCTGCGCGTCGCGCTGCAGACGCCGTCGCGCTTCTACGAGATCATCCCGGTCGCCGCGCTGATCAGCGCGATCTACGTGTTCGCGCAGATGGCCGCGAACTCGGAATTCACGATCTTCCGCGTGTCGGGCCTCGCGACCAACCAGGCGCTGCGCTCGCTGCTGAAGATCGGCGTGCCGCTCGTGATCGTCACCTACCTGATCGGCGAATTCGTCGGCCCGTACGCCGACCAGTTGTCCGAACGCGTGCGGCTGCAGGCGCTCGGCGCCTCGGTGTCGTCGAACTTCCAGTCCGGCGTGTGGGTCAAGGACACGCTCGCCGCCCGCGAGAACGGCGAGCAGGTCACGCGCTTCGTCAACGTCGGCAGCCTGTCGCCCGACTCGACGATCAGCAACGTGCGCATCTACGAATTCGACTCGAAATTCCAGCTGCAGAACGTGCGGATCGCGCAGACGGGCCGCTACGAGCCGCCCGGCCACTGGCTGCTGAAGGGCGTCACCGAGACGGAGCTGACGCCGATCAAGCCGATCACCGGCCAGCCGGCCGATGCGCTGAACCCCGTGTACCGGTCGCAGCAGGTGTCGCTGCCCGAATACCGGCTGCGCTCCGACCTGACGCCGCAGATCCTGTCGGTGCTGCTCGTGTCGCCGGAACGCATGTCGATCATCAACCTGTTCCGCTACATCCAGCACTTGCGCGAGAACCAGCAGGACACGCAACGCTACGACATCGCGCTGTGGCGCAAGCTGCTGTATCCGTTCGCGGTGTTCGTGATGCTCGTGCTGTCGCTGCCGTTCGCGTACCTGCACACGCGGGCGGGCGTGGTCGGCGTGAAGGTGTTCGGCGGCATCATGCTCGGCATGAGCTTCCAGTTGCTCAACACGCTGTTCTCGCACATCGGCACGCTGAACACGTGGCCCGCGCCGCTCACCGCCGCGACGCCGGGCCTCATCTATCTCGCGCTCGGCCTGTTCGCGCTCAAGTGGGTCGACCGGCACTGA
- a CDS encoding sirohydrochlorin chelatase codes for MSSHGIVLFGHGARDPRWAEPFERLAARLRGAGSSATHVSLAFLELMTPSLGEAVAAQVAAGCARITVVPVFFGQGGHVRRDLPQLVDACRAAHPGVEIRCATAVGEDDGVLDAVARYCIDQLGGDV; via the coding sequence ATGAGTTCGCACGGTATCGTCCTGTTCGGCCACGGCGCCCGCGACCCGCGCTGGGCCGAGCCGTTCGAGCGGCTCGCCGCGCGGCTGCGCGGCGCCGGCTCCTCTGCCACGCACGTGTCGCTCGCGTTCCTCGAACTGATGACGCCGTCGCTCGGTGAGGCCGTGGCCGCACAAGTCGCGGCCGGCTGCGCGCGCATCACCGTGGTGCCCGTGTTCTTCGGCCAGGGCGGCCACGTGCGCCGCGACCTGCCGCAGCTCGTCGATGCATGCCGCGCCGCGCATCCGGGCGTCGAGATCCGCTGCGCGACGGCCGTCGGCGAAGACGACGGCGTGCTCGACGCGGTCGCGCGCTATTGCATCGACCAGCTCGGCGGCGACGTGTAG
- the cobA gene encoding uroporphyrinogen-III C-methyltransferase — protein MGKVYLIGAGPGAADLITVRGMRLLEQADVVLHDALVEPAMLDYAPNARKIAVGKRCGQRSTAQHFINKQVVDAAREHACVVRLKGGDPMLFGRAEEEMRALEAAGIDYEVVPGITAALAGAATLKRSLTLRGVSRSVAFATHSRAPGSDEIREAARADSIVYYMGRDSAPGIAQELIDAGRAPATPVAIVEACSTARERTLTLTLAQMAAGDAQAWLDPAEPSLLMIGDAFAERARQAQAGAPVRHAA, from the coding sequence ATGGGCAAGGTATATCTGATCGGAGCAGGACCGGGCGCGGCGGACCTCATCACGGTGCGCGGCATGCGGCTGCTCGAGCAGGCCGACGTCGTGCTGCACGACGCGCTCGTCGAGCCGGCGATGCTCGACTATGCGCCGAACGCGCGGAAGATCGCGGTCGGCAAGCGCTGCGGGCAGCGCTCGACCGCGCAGCATTTCATCAACAAGCAGGTCGTCGATGCGGCGCGCGAGCATGCGTGCGTCGTGCGGCTGAAGGGCGGCGATCCGATGCTGTTCGGCCGCGCGGAAGAGGAAATGCGCGCGCTGGAGGCGGCCGGCATCGACTACGAGGTCGTGCCGGGCATCACCGCGGCGCTGGCCGGCGCGGCGACGCTCAAGCGTTCGCTGACGTTGCGCGGCGTGTCGCGCAGCGTCGCGTTCGCGACGCACAGCCGCGCGCCGGGCAGCGACGAGATTCGCGAAGCCGCGCGTGCCGATTCGATCGTCTACTACATGGGCCGCGACAGCGCGCCCGGCATCGCGCAGGAATTGATCGACGCCGGCCGTGCACCTGCGACGCCCGTGGCGATCGTCGAGGCCTGCAGCACCGCACGCGAACGCACGCTGACGCTGACACTCGCGCAGATGGCGGCCGGCGACGCGCAGGCGTGGCTCGATCCCGCGGAACCGAGCCTGCTGATGATCGGCGATGCGTTCGCCGAACGCGCACGGCAGGCGCAGGCGGGTGCGCCGGTGCGCCATGCCGCCTGA
- a CDS encoding sulfate adenylyltransferase subunit 1 produces MSIIENTEDLGVLRFITAGSVDDGKSTLIGRLLYDSKAVLSDQLSALSRAKNKRTVGDELDLALLTDGLEAEREQGITIDVAYRYFATAKRKFIIADTPGHEQYTRNMVTGASTAHAAIVLIDATRITVENGVVQLLPQTKRHSAIVKLLGLQHVIVAINKMDLVDYSEARFNEIRDAYVALAKQLGLTDVRFVPVSALKGDNIVGASERMPWYAGEPLLDVLESLPVETQAHDALRFPVQWVARQDGSSADDFRGYMGRIESGEVKVGDKIVVLPSNRTATVAEIVAPVPGGTAAVAHAFAGQTVTIRLEEDVDVSRGDMFVTTAEPVEPAKKLEADLCWFDEAPLSPQRKYLLKQTTSTVFAKIGAVKQVLDVHTLSHATDRQELKMNDIGRVALTLQKPIVCDTYDAHPGTGAFVLIDEATHHTVAAGMIRAFSA; encoded by the coding sequence ATGAGCATCATCGAGAACACCGAAGACCTCGGCGTGTTGCGTTTCATCACCGCGGGCAGCGTCGACGACGGCAAGAGCACGCTGATCGGCCGCCTGCTGTACGACAGCAAGGCCGTGCTGTCCGACCAGCTGTCCGCGCTGTCGCGCGCGAAGAACAAGCGCACGGTCGGCGACGAGCTGGATCTCGCGCTGCTGACCGACGGCCTCGAAGCCGAGCGCGAGCAGGGCATCACGATCGACGTCGCGTACCGCTACTTCGCGACCGCGAAGCGCAAGTTCATCATCGCCGACACGCCGGGCCACGAGCAGTACACGCGCAACATGGTGACGGGCGCGTCGACCGCGCACGCGGCGATCGTGCTGATCGACGCGACGCGCATCACCGTCGAGAACGGCGTCGTGCAACTGCTGCCGCAGACCAAGCGCCACAGCGCGATCGTCAAGCTGCTCGGCCTGCAGCACGTGATCGTCGCGATCAACAAGATGGACCTCGTCGACTACAGCGAGGCGCGGTTCAACGAGATCCGCGACGCGTACGTCGCGCTCGCGAAGCAGCTCGGCCTGACCGACGTGCGCTTCGTGCCGGTGTCGGCGCTGAAGGGCGACAACATCGTCGGCGCGAGCGAGCGGATGCCGTGGTACGCGGGCGAGCCGCTCCTCGACGTGCTCGAGTCGCTGCCGGTCGAGACGCAGGCGCATGACGCGCTGCGCTTCCCGGTGCAGTGGGTCGCACGCCAGGACGGCAGTTCGGCCGACGATTTCCGCGGCTACATGGGCCGCATCGAGTCGGGCGAAGTGAAGGTCGGCGACAAAATCGTGGTGCTGCCGTCGAACCGCACCGCGACGGTTGCCGAGATCGTCGCGCCGGTGCCGGGCGGCACCGCGGCGGTTGCGCACGCGTTCGCGGGCCAGACGGTGACGATCCGTCTCGAAGAGGACGTCGACGTGTCGCGCGGCGACATGTTCGTCACGACCGCCGAGCCGGTCGAGCCGGCCAAGAAGCTCGAGGCCGACCTGTGCTGGTTCGACGAGGCGCCGCTGTCGCCGCAGCGCAAGTACCTGCTGAAGCAGACCACCAGCACGGTGTTCGCGAAGATCGGCGCGGTCAAGCAGGTGCTCGACGTGCATACGCTGTCGCACGCGACCGACCGTCAGGAACTGAAAATGAACGACATCGGCCGCGTGGCGCTGACGCTGCAAAAGCCGATCGTCTGCGACACGTACGATGCGCACCCCGGTACGGGCGCGTTCGTGCTGATCGACGAGGCGACGCATCACACGGTCGCCGCGGGCATGATCCGCGCGTTCTCGGCGTAA
- the cysD gene encoding sulfate adenylyltransferase subunit CysD: protein MSTTLEQSAFAPPTGADSRMGHLDWLEAESIHILRELVAECSKPALLFSGGKDSVVVLHLALKAFGLGANRKTTLPFPLVHIDTGHNYEEVIDFRDRRAQELGAELVVGHVEDSIKRGTVVLRRETDSRNAAQAVTLLETIEQHGYTALIGGARRDEEKARAKERIFSFRDEFGQWDPKAQRPELWSLYNARLHKGEHLRVFPISNWTELDVWQYIARENLELPSIYYAHQREIVRRNGLLVPVTPLTPMRDGETSELAQVRFRTVGDISCTCPVESDADDVEKIIAETAVTEITERGATRMDDQASEAAMEQRKKQGYF, encoded by the coding sequence ATGAGCACGACGCTCGAGCAATCCGCCTTTGCCCCGCCCACCGGCGCCGACAGCCGTATGGGCCACCTCGACTGGCTCGAAGCCGAGTCGATCCACATCCTGCGCGAACTGGTTGCCGAATGCAGCAAGCCGGCACTGTTGTTCTCGGGCGGCAAGGATTCGGTCGTCGTGCTGCATCTGGCGCTGAAGGCGTTCGGCCTCGGCGCGAACCGCAAGACGACGCTGCCGTTCCCGCTCGTGCACATCGACACGGGCCACAACTACGAGGAAGTGATCGACTTCCGCGATCGCCGTGCGCAAGAGCTCGGCGCCGAGCTGGTGGTCGGCCACGTCGAGGATTCGATCAAGCGCGGCACGGTCGTGCTGCGCCGCGAGACCGATTCGCGCAACGCCGCGCAGGCCGTCACGCTGCTCGAGACGATCGAACAGCACGGCTACACGGCGCTGATCGGCGGCGCGCGCCGCGACGAAGAGAAGGCGCGTGCGAAGGAGCGGATCTTCTCGTTCCGCGACGAATTCGGCCAGTGGGACCCGAAGGCGCAGCGCCCGGAACTGTGGAGCCTGTACAACGCCCGCCTGCACAAGGGCGAGCACCTGCGCGTGTTCCCGATCTCGAACTGGACCGAGCTCGACGTGTGGCAGTACATCGCGCGCGAGAACCTCGAACTGCCGTCGATCTATTACGCGCACCAGCGCGAGATCGTGCGCCGCAACGGGCTGCTCGTGCCGGTCACGCCGCTCACGCCGATGCGTGACGGCGAGACGAGCGAGCTGGCGCAGGTGCGCTTCCGCACGGTCGGCGACATCAGCTGCACGTGCCCGGTCGAGAGCGACGCGGACGACGTCGAGAAGATCATCGCCGAGACGGCGGTGACCGAGATCACCGAGCGCGGCGCGACCCGGATGGACGACCAGGCCTCCGAAGCCGCGATGGAACAGCGCAAGAAGCAAGGTTATTTCTGA
- a CDS encoding phosphoadenylyl-sulfate reductase, with translation MSTATAPALTPELAAKVERLDALLARIGERHDKVKFASSLAAEDMLLTHAILSKGVSIGIFSLNTGRLHAETLGMIDRVRERYGYEIEQFHPRQDAVDQYVAEHGLNAFYESVELRKSCCHIRKVEPLNRALADVGAWVTGQRREQSVTRAELHEEEQDEARGIAKYNPLADWTEADVWAYLNAFDVPVNPLHARGYPSIGCEPCTRAIRPGEDSRAGRWWWESRDTKECGLHITTITPIPADAEAGAAH, from the coding sequence ATGAGCACCGCGACCGCCCCCGCGCTGACGCCGGAACTCGCCGCGAAGGTCGAGCGCCTCGACGCGTTGCTCGCGCGGATCGGCGAGCGTCACGACAAGGTGAAATTCGCGAGCAGCCTCGCCGCGGAAGACATGCTGCTCACGCACGCGATCCTGTCGAAGGGCGTGTCGATCGGCATCTTCTCGCTGAACACGGGCCGCCTGCACGCGGAAACGCTCGGCATGATCGACCGCGTGCGCGAGCGCTACGGCTACGAGATCGAGCAGTTCCATCCGCGGCAGGACGCGGTCGACCAGTATGTGGCCGAGCACGGCCTGAACGCGTTCTACGAGAGCGTCGAGCTGCGCAAGTCGTGCTGCCACATCCGCAAGGTCGAGCCGCTGAACCGCGCGCTGGCCGACGTCGGCGCGTGGGTGACGGGCCAGCGCCGCGAGCAGTCGGTCACGCGCGCGGAGCTGCACGAGGAAGAACAGGACGAAGCGCGCGGGATCGCGAAGTACAACCCGCTCGCCGACTGGACGGAAGCCGACGTGTGGGCGTACCTTAACGCGTTTGACGTGCCGGTCAACCCACTGCATGCCCGCGGCTATCCGAGCATCGGCTGCGAGCCATGCACGCGCGCGATCCGTCCCGGCGAGGACAGCCGCGCGGGCCGCTGGTGGTGGGAATCGCGCGACACGAAGGAATGCGGGCTGCACATCACGACGATCACCCCGATTCCCGCGGATGCCGAAGCCGGCGCCGCGCACTGA
- a CDS encoding DUF934 domain-containing protein, with protein sequence MASIIKNRAVIDDAWQVVRAAEDGTLPAVDALPAGKVLVPFALWQAERAALVAAKTKDELGVWLAPDSEPADLVADFGAISLIAVDFPRFADGRGYSIARLLRERHGWTGELRAIGDVLRDQLLYMSRCGFDAFAVRADKDIHDALKAFTEFTQRYQGAFDEPAPLFRRREAAAAKVSA encoded by the coding sequence ATGGCTTCGATTATCAAGAACCGCGCAGTGATCGACGACGCATGGCAGGTCGTACGCGCGGCGGAAGACGGTACGCTGCCCGCGGTCGACGCATTGCCGGCCGGCAAGGTGCTGGTGCCGTTCGCGTTGTGGCAGGCCGAGCGCGCGGCGCTCGTCGCCGCGAAGACGAAGGACGAACTCGGCGTGTGGCTCGCGCCGGACAGCGAACCGGCCGATCTCGTGGCCGACTTCGGCGCGATCTCGCTGATCGCCGTCGACTTCCCGCGCTTCGCGGACGGCCGCGGCTACAGCATCGCGCGCCTGCTGCGCGAGCGTCATGGCTGGACCGGCGAGCTGCGCGCGATCGGCGACGTGCTGCGCGACCAGTTGCTGTACATGTCGCGTTGCGGCTTCGACGCGTTCGCGGTGCGTGCCGACAAGGACATCCACGACGCGCTGAAAGCGTTCACCGAATTCACGCAGCGTTACCAGGGCGCGTTCGACGAGCCGGCGCCGCTGTTCCGCCGCCGCGAGGCGGCTGCCGCCAAGGTGAGCGCATGA
- a CDS encoding nitrite/sulfite reductase yields the protein MYQYDQYDQTIVDERVAQYRDQVRRRLSGELSEDEFRPLRLQNGLYMQRHAYMHRIAIPYGNLRSDQLRMLARIAREHDRGYGHFSTRSNIQFNWIELEDTPEILAKLASVQMHGIQTSGNCIRNITADQFAGVAQDEEIDPRPWAEILRQWSTFHPEFAWLPRKFKIAVSGSKRDRAAVQIHDLGVYLKKNAQGEVVASILAGGGLGRTPIVGAVIKEDLPWQHLLTYCEAVLRVYNRYGRRDNLYKARIKILVKALSPAKFAQQVEEEWQHLKDGPSTLTQAEIDRVSQYFQPPVYEKLADTDASFEQHLLENKAFARWVERNVAPHKVPGYAAVTLSLKDHRVAPGDATDAQMDLVADWADAYSLGELRVSHEQNLILANVKKRDLFALWEKAKAAGFATPNVGLLTDIIACPGGDFCSLANAKSIPIALAIQQRFDDLDYVYDLGDLSLNISGCMNSCGHHHVGNIGILGVDKDGAEWYQVSLGGEQGTGRNGARLGRVIGPSFSAEEVPDVIATLIDTFVEARIDGERFIDTYDRIGIAPFKERVYAARQAVNA from the coding sequence ATGTATCAGTACGACCAATACGACCAGACGATCGTCGACGAGCGAGTCGCGCAGTACCGCGATCAGGTGCGCCGCCGGCTGTCGGGCGAGTTGAGCGAAGACGAATTCCGTCCGCTGCGTCTGCAGAACGGCCTGTACATGCAGCGCCACGCGTACATGCACCGCATCGCGATTCCGTACGGCAACCTGCGCAGCGACCAGCTCCGGATGCTGGCGCGCATCGCCCGCGAACACGACCGCGGCTACGGCCATTTCTCGACCCGCTCGAACATCCAGTTCAACTGGATCGAGCTGGAAGACACGCCCGAGATCCTCGCGAAGCTCGCGTCGGTGCAGATGCATGGCATCCAGACGTCGGGCAACTGCATCCGCAACATCACGGCCGACCAGTTCGCCGGCGTCGCGCAGGACGAAGAGATCGATCCGCGTCCGTGGGCCGAGATCCTGCGCCAGTGGTCGACGTTCCACCCCGAATTCGCGTGGCTGCCGCGCAAGTTCAAGATCGCAGTGTCGGGCTCGAAGCGCGACCGCGCGGCCGTGCAGATCCACGACCTCGGCGTGTACCTGAAGAAGAACGCGCAGGGCGAGGTGGTCGCGAGCATCCTCGCGGGCGGCGGCCTCGGCCGTACGCCGATCGTCGGCGCGGTGATCAAGGAAGACCTGCCGTGGCAGCACCTGCTCACGTACTGCGAAGCCGTGCTGCGCGTGTACAACCGTTACGGTCGCCGCGACAACCTGTACAAGGCGCGCATCAAGATCCTCGTGAAGGCGCTGTCGCCGGCGAAGTTCGCGCAGCAGGTCGAGGAAGAATGGCAGCACCTGAAGGATGGCCCGTCGACGCTCACGCAGGCCGAAATCGACCGCGTGTCGCAGTACTTCCAGCCGCCCGTCTACGAGAAGCTGGCCGACACCGACGCGTCGTTCGAACAGCACCTGCTCGAGAACAAGGCGTTCGCGCGCTGGGTCGAGCGTAACGTCGCGCCGCACAAGGTGCCGGGCTATGCGGCCGTCACGCTGTCGCTGAAGGACCACCGCGTGGCCCCGGGCGACGCGACCGACGCGCAGATGGATCTGGTCGCCGACTGGGCCGACGCGTATTCGTTGGGCGAGCTGCGCGTGTCGCACGAGCAGAACCTGATTCTCGCGAACGTGAAGAAGCGCGACCTGTTCGCGCTGTGGGAAAAGGCGAAGGCGGCCGGTTTCGCGACGCCGAACGTCGGCCTGCTGACCGACATCATCGCGTGCCCGGGCGGCGACTTCTGCTCGCTCGCGAACGCGAAGTCGATCCCGATCGCGCTGGCGATCCAGCAGCGTTTCGACGATCTCGACTACGTGTACGACCTCGGCGACCTGTCGCTGAACATTTCCGGTTGCATGAACTCGTGCGGTCACCACCACGTCGGCAACATCGGCATCCTGGGCGTCGACAAGGACGGCGCCGAGTGGTACCAGGTGTCGCTCGGCGGCGAGCAGGGCACGGGCCGCAACGGCGCGCGTCTCGGCCGCGTGATCGGGCCGTCGTTCTCGGCGGAAGAAGTGCCCGACGTGATCGCGACGCTGATCGATACGTTCGTCGAGGCGCGCATCGACGGCGAGCGCTTCATCGACACGTACGACCGCATCGGCATCGCGCCGTTCAAGGAGCGCGTGTATGCGGCGCGCCAGGCAGTGAACGCGTAA
- a CDS encoding CysB family HTH-type transcriptional regulator — MNLHQFRFVREAVRQNFNLTEAAKALYTSQPGVSKAIIELEDELGVEIFTRHGKRVRSLTEPGRIILASVERILQEVESLKRVGKDYAAQDQGNLTIAATHTQARYSLPAAIAEFKKRFPKVHLSILQGSPTQVAEMVIHDQADLAIATEAISDYKELVSLPCFQWHHAAVVPADHPLLERKPVTLDDLAQYPLITYDDAFAGRKKINHAFALRGLSPDIVLEAIDADVIKTYVELGLGVGIMADIAFNPERDRGLRLIPVGHLFGSNVTRVALKQGAYLRSYVYTLVELLSPTLNRKLIEQALKGEAESYEL, encoded by the coding sequence ATGAACCTGCACCAATTTCGCTTCGTGCGCGAGGCCGTCCGGCAGAATTTCAACCTCACCGAGGCCGCCAAGGCGCTCTACACGTCGCAACCGGGGGTGTCGAAGGCGATCATCGAGCTCGAGGACGAGCTGGGCGTCGAGATCTTCACGCGGCACGGCAAGCGCGTGCGCTCGCTCACCGAGCCGGGCCGGATCATTCTCGCGTCGGTCGAGCGAATTCTCCAGGAAGTGGAAAGCCTTAAAAGGGTCGGGAAGGATTATGCAGCGCAGGACCAGGGCAACCTGACCATCGCGGCGACCCACACGCAGGCCCGCTACTCACTGCCGGCCGCGATCGCCGAGTTCAAGAAGCGCTTTCCGAAGGTGCACCTGTCGATCCTGCAAGGCAGCCCGACGCAGGTGGCCGAGATGGTGATCCACGACCAGGCCGATCTCGCGATCGCCACCGAGGCGATCTCCGACTACAAGGAGCTCGTGTCGCTGCCCTGCTTCCAGTGGCATCACGCGGCCGTCGTGCCGGCCGACCATCCGCTGCTCGAACGCAAGCCGGTCACGCTCGACGATCTCGCTCAATACCCGCTGATCACCTACGACGACGCGTTCGCGGGCCGCAAGAAGATCAACCATGCGTTCGCGCTGCGCGGGCTGTCGCCGGACATCGTGCTCGAGGCGATCGACGCCGACGTGATCAAGACCTATGTCGAACTCGGCCTCGGCGTCGGCATCATGGCCGACATCGCGTTCAATCCCGAGCGCGACCGCGGCCTGCGGCTGATCCCGGTCGGCCACCTGTTCGGCAGCAACGTGACGCGCGTCGCGCTCAAGCAGGGTGCCTACCTGCGCAGCTATGTGTATACGCTCGTCGAACTGCTGTCGCCCACGCTGAACCGCAAGCTGATCGAGCAGGCGCTCAAGGGCGAAGCCGAATCGTACGAGCTTTGA
- a CDS encoding ABC transporter substrate-binding protein: protein MTLPALLCRAAGAALVLACAAAHADLKVGVDLSSTGPAAAIGITSKNAILMWPKTIAGQPVQVTVLDDASDPGAAVRNIRKLVDEDHVDVVVGPNITPAALAALDAVAAAQTPMITLVGSGSIVEPQEGARTWAFKMAQSDRAMADVMTRYMANHGVKTVGFIGFADSYGDSWLNEFTRFADLRKIRVIATERFNRTDASVTGQALKLIAAKPDAILIAGAGTPTVLPQRTLIERGYKGPIYQTHGIATPEFIKLGGKDVDGTLFPTQPVVVARTLPADHPARQAALAFVDAYEAKYGAGTVTQFAGDAAGVYPRLADAVGRALKAAQPGTPAFRAALRRELERAHELVVPNGVVNTSDKDHVGLDQRASVMGIVKQGRFVYLSQ, encoded by the coding sequence ATGACGCTTCCTGCCCTGTTGTGCCGCGCCGCCGGCGCCGCCCTCGTGCTGGCCTGCGCGGCCGCGCATGCCGACCTGAAGGTCGGCGTCGACCTGTCGTCGACCGGCCCGGCCGCCGCGATCGGCATCACGAGCAAGAACGCGATCCTGATGTGGCCGAAGACGATCGCCGGGCAACCCGTGCAGGTCACGGTGCTCGACGACGCGTCCGACCCGGGCGCGGCGGTACGCAACATCCGCAAGCTGGTCGACGAGGATCACGTCGACGTCGTGGTCGGCCCGAACATCACGCCGGCCGCGCTCGCGGCGCTCGACGCAGTGGCCGCCGCGCAGACGCCGATGATCACGCTGGTCGGCTCGGGCTCGATCGTCGAGCCGCAGGAAGGCGCGCGGACCTGGGCGTTCAAGATGGCGCAGAGCGACCGCGCGATGGCCGACGTGATGACCCGCTACATGGCCAACCACGGCGTGAAGACGGTCGGCTTCATCGGCTTCGCGGACAGCTACGGCGACAGCTGGCTCAACGAATTCACGCGCTTCGCGGACCTGCGCAAGATCCGCGTGATCGCGACCGAGCGCTTCAACCGCACCGACGCGAGCGTCACCGGCCAGGCGCTGAAACTGATCGCGGCGAAGCCGGACGCGATCCTGATCGCGGGCGCCGGTACGCCGACCGTACTGCCGCAGCGCACGCTGATCGAGCGCGGCTACAAGGGCCCGATCTACCAGACGCACGGGATTGCGACGCCGGAATTCATCAAGCTCGGCGGCAAGGATGTGGACGGGACGCTGTTCCCGACCCAGCCGGTGGTCGTCGCCCGCACGCTGCCGGCCGACCACCCGGCCCGCCAGGCCGCGCTCGCGTTCGTCGACGCGTACGAGGCGAAATACGGCGCCGGCACGGTCACGCAGTTCGCGGGCGATGCGGCGGGCGTGTACCCGCGCCTCGCCGATGCGGTCGGCCGCGCGCTGAAAGCGGCGCAACCCGGCACGCCCGCGTTCCGCGCGGCGCTGCGCCGCGAGCTCGAACGCGCGCACGAGCTCGTCGTGCCGAACGGCGTCGTCAATACCAGCGACAAGGATCACGTGGGGCTCGACCAGCGCGCGAGCGTGATGGGGATCGTGAAGCAGGGCCGGTTCGTGTACCTGAGCCAGTAG